The following DNA comes from Ornithobacterium rhinotracheale DSM 15997.
CAAGAAATAAGAAATCTGGAGCCCAAAGCACTTTGGAACTTTTTTGCAGACCTAAACGCGGTGCCTCGTCCTTCTAAAAAAGAAGAAAAAGTGCGCCAATTTATGAAAGACTTCGGTCAGAAATTAGGCTTAGAAACCAAAGAAGACGCCATTGGGAATGTGGTGATTAAGAAACCTGCCACCCCAGGAATGGAAGACCGCAAAACTTTGATTTTGCAATCGCACTTAGACATGGTGCACCAGAAAAACAACGATACTGTTTTTGATTTTAACAAGCAAGGCATCGAAATGGAAATCAAAGATGGTTGGGTAACTGCCAAAGGAACTACACTCGGTGCCGATAACGGACTGGGCGTAGCGGCAATTATGGCGATTTTAGACTCAAAAGACATTGCACACCCTGCAATCGAAGCTCTTTTTACCATCGACGAAGAAACTGGAATGACGGGAGCTAAAAAATTGGACGGAAGTAATTTTGAAGGAAAAATCTTACTAAACCTTGACACCGAAGAAGACAACGAAATCGGAATCGGATGTGCCGGTGGCGTAGATGTTTCGGGCGAAGGCACTTATGATTTAATCCCTACCGTTTCAGAAGAAATGTCCCTTAAAATCACGGTAAAAGGACTAAACGGTGGACACAGCGGAATGGAGATTCACAAAGGGCTAGGTAATGCCAATAAGATTTTAGCTAAATTAATCGATGCGATCTCTGATGACTACAAAATCCATTCTATCGATGGTGGTGGTTTGAGAAACGCAATCCCGAGAGAGGCTACGGCTACTTTAGTAATGCTTGATGTTTCCAAAGCAGAAAGAGAAGTGGAAGACAAGGCTTGGAAAATTAAAGAAAAACTTAGCCACATCGATCCGAATTTAACTGTGCTTATTGAAGCCGACGACAAAGAGCCAAAAGATTCTATGACGGTAGAAGATTCCAAAAAATTCATTAAAATGCTTAATGAATTGCACAATGGCGTATTCAAAATGAGCGAAGATGTTGAAGGATTGGTAGAAGCCTCAAACAATGTGGCACGCGTAATCATCAACAACGGAAAAGCCAGCGTTTACTGCCTTACTAGAAGTAGCGTAGAAGAAAGCAAAAAAGCCGTTGTGAGACAACTAACCGCTGCACTTTCAAAAGCAGGCTTAAAAGTTTCGCTTGATGGAGATTATCCAGGCTGGGCTCCTAACCCAAAATCAGAAATCTTAGCAGAACTAGTAGAACAATACAAAAAACTATTCAACGAAGAGCCAAATGTAGCCGCTTGTCATGCCGGTCTCGAATGCGGAATCATCGCAGAACACATCCCAGGGCTAGACATGGTAAGCTTTGGACCTACAATTTTAGGTGCACACTCACCAGAAGAAAAAGCAAATATCGAGAGTGTTCAAAAATTCTGGACATTCCTACTCGCAATCTTGAAAGATGCGCCAAAGAAATAGGGAGACACAACTAAAACTAATACAAAAGAGGTTTGAAAATTTTCAAACCTCTTTTTTTATTCCAGAAAATATTTTTTAACATTAAATTAAAAGAAAAATATTAACACCAAAAAAACACATATATCTGAAAATCAAACCAAATAAGGGTAAAAACTACACATTAAAAAATAATGACTTTATTCATATTTTAACAAAAAATTTTATTTCCCTCTTTTCAATATGGCAAATAAACATTAAATTAGTAACCGATATTCAAAATATTCGTTAAATCAATTTAAAATCTAAATATAGTCAATAACATATCTAAAAGTTTCAGTTATGAAAAGAATATTACAATTCATCTTTTTGATACTGATAGGGATTATCGGTATTATTTCGTGTAAAGACAATGAAGAATCTCCAAGCTTGGAGGTTCTTACTCAGAGTTTAAGTTTTCCTACTGAAGGAGGAACTAAGTCTGTAGAAGTAAAAACAAATGTAAGTGGCTGGTTCGTCTCTCTACCAAAAGGGCAAACTTGGCTGAAGGCTAAGAAAAACGGTAGTGTCGTTGAAATTACGGCAGAACGCAACCTCCAGCATGGAGAAAGATCTGCAAACATTAAAGTAAAAGCTGGCACATTGGTGAGAAATATTCAAGTACAACAATTGGGTAACGATGCTTCTATCTTAATTTCACAATCAGCAATCTCTGTTTCTGAAGAGGGGGGAGAAGTCTCATTTGAAATCACCACAAACGCAACATACGAAGTCGTTCTCCCAGAAAATATCTCATGGATTAATTCAGGAACCTCTACCGAAATCGAGCAAGGTAAAACAAAATATGTTTATCAAGTCGAAATGAACAGAAATGAAAATGGTAGAGAAGCTACCATCAAAGTCGTAGGTACAGGAAGAGCTGAAGGAATTACTAAAACTGTCCAAATTACTCAAAGAGGTTTAGCTGGCTATGAAGCTCTAGGACAAGATAACATGAAAGGGGATATTAAATTAACCGTAGTTTCAGCAAAAGCTTCTTCACAACAACCAAATGGTGGAGAAATAGAAAACAGTTTTGATGGGAATTACAATACCCTTTACCATTCAAGTTGGAACAACAACCCATCTAACTATTTCCCAATAGAACTTGAATACACATTGAAGCAACCTGTAGAACAATTAGATTATATTGTGTATCACCCTAGACAAGACAGCTACAATGGTGTTTTTAAACAAATCGAAATACTTACAAAATCTGCTGATGGACAATATGTAAAAAGATTAACCAAAGATTTTAAATTCAGTAATTCTGCTGTAAAAATTGATTTACCTTCCCCTGTAAAAAACCCAGAATCGGTTAAAATTAGAGTTTTAGCTGGATATGGAGATGGTAAAGGATTTGCTTCTTGTGCCGAAATGGAGTTTTATGCTCATGCTAAAGAAGAGTTTGACATATTAAGTGTATTTACAGACAAAACATGCTCAGAACTAAGAGCAGATGTTACAGAAGAAACCATCAACAGCATTCCTAATAGCTTTTATAAAAACATGGCTCACTACATGAAAAAAGGCACTTATCCTAGTGAATTTAGAATACAAGAGTATAAAGCCTGGGGAGATGCTAACATTATGTCTGGCAGAGATAGAAGCGAAAGATATAGCGAAATTGATGGTGTAACTGGAATTTATGCTGAGAAGGGCGAAAAACTAATCATTTTCGTAGGAGATACTCATGG
Coding sequences within:
- a CDS encoding aminoacyl-histidine dipeptidase, with protein sequence MNQEIRNLEPKALWNFFADLNAVPRPSKKEEKVRQFMKDFGQKLGLETKEDAIGNVVIKKPATPGMEDRKTLILQSHLDMVHQKNNDTVFDFNKQGIEMEIKDGWVTAKGTTLGADNGLGVAAIMAILDSKDIAHPAIEALFTIDEETGMTGAKKLDGSNFEGKILLNLDTEEDNEIGIGCAGGVDVSGEGTYDLIPTVSEEMSLKITVKGLNGGHSGMEIHKGLGNANKILAKLIDAISDDYKIHSIDGGGLRNAIPREATATLVMLDVSKAEREVEDKAWKIKEKLSHIDPNLTVLIEADDKEPKDSMTVEDSKKFIKMLNELHNGVFKMSEDVEGLVEASNNVARVIINNGKASVYCLTRSSVEESKKAVVRQLTAALSKAGLKVSLDGDYPGWAPNPKSEILAELVEQYKKLFNEEPNVAACHAGLECGIIAEHIPGLDMVSFGPTILGAHSPEEKANIESVQKFWTFLLAILKDAPKK
- a CDS encoding M60 family metallopeptidase, whose amino-acid sequence is MKRILQFIFLILIGIIGIISCKDNEESPSLEVLTQSLSFPTEGGTKSVEVKTNVSGWFVSLPKGQTWLKAKKNGSVVEITAERNLQHGERSANIKVKAGTLVRNIQVQQLGNDASILISQSAISVSEEGGEVSFEITTNATYEVVLPENISWINSGTSTEIEQGKTKYVYQVEMNRNENGREATIKVVGTGRAEGITKTVQITQRGLAGYEALGQDNMKGDIKLTVVSAKASSQQPNGGEIENSFDGNYNTLYHSSWNNNPSNYFPIELEYTLKQPVEQLDYIVYHPRQDSYNGVFKQIEILTKSADGQYVKRLTKDFKFSNSAVKIDLPSPVKNPESVKIRVLAGYGDGKGFASCAEMEFYAHAKEEFDILSVFTDKTCSELRADVTEETINSIPNSFYKNMAHYMKKGTYPSEFRIQEYKAWGDANIMSGRDRSERYSEIDGVTGIYAEKGEKLIIFVGDTHGETLALKFVNLDKPGGDGYNSNKSAPLSEGKNILEAPATGLIYVMYNTQDYEGKAPIKIHFATGRVNGYFDSTKHNEEDWTRLLTAAKYKYFDVVGEKAHLLFETNQYRQFCGSSSAGVSVIKQFDKLVSDEQEMMGMKKYNRVPHNRALFHVMYHSYMYSTAFRTAYNTSTVGSFLKPDGLKTNPWGPAHELGHTHQVRPLARWKGTTEVTVNIPSLYIQTSWGNKSRIQNEGRYQACYTKYFVNNSGHFEDGEVFHKLVPFWQIKLYIENAKGQTDFYKDLYEKARTMTLPDGGDGAYLVNFPVMVSEVSNMDFTDYYESWGYFKEYSGDIDDYGKGTVRVTQDLVTRAKNKIKSFGYNKPPRAVRYICDDNWTLFKHNASIQKGTASERIKENGKIEIKMEGWKNVVAYEVKKDGKLIYATNSNKFELSSFDKATTTITAIAANDQEVQVTF